A genomic segment from Bacteroidales bacterium encodes:
- a CDS encoding DUF4249 family protein, producing the protein MKTLKALLAVTILMSFISCQKVEQQYTNSDKVIVEGYLNADQKARISVSKEITYATNDSSEMPIEELEITLTNNDISEIMIDKGSGIYESNTLIMRANEKYSMNFDYKGKLITSETTIPEKPKNYRASATSITIATFSPGTGTPPSFPDPIKLTWSNLDSRYFLVVVENIEKKPVAIFDSTMFDLKRVFRNEPLQTNSYELNMRSFNYYGTHQIILFNLNPEYVSLYENNGSSSLNLTTLPTNIEGGLGIFTGINSDTIRVEVSD; encoded by the coding sequence ATGAAAACTTTAAAAGCACTTCTAGCAGTCACCATATTAATGTCCTTTATATCATGCCAAAAGGTAGAACAGCAATACACCAACTCCGACAAAGTTATTGTTGAGGGCTACCTAAATGCAGATCAAAAAGCAAGGATTAGCGTATCCAAAGAAATTACATATGCAACGAATGATAGTTCTGAAATGCCAATTGAAGAGTTAGAAATTACTCTCACTAATAATGATATTTCGGAGATTATGATTGATAAAGGTTCTGGAATATATGAAAGTAATACCCTAATTATGAGAGCAAATGAAAAATATAGTATGAACTTTGACTATAAAGGAAAGTTAATAACCTCGGAAACAACCATCCCCGAAAAACCTAAAAATTATAGGGCTTCGGCAACATCAATCACCATTGCTACATTTAGTCCAGGTACAGGAACTCCACCATCCTTTCCAGATCCAATAAAACTAACATGGTCTAACCTCGATAGTAGATATTTTCTTGTTGTTGTTGAAAATATTGAAAAAAAGCCCGTTGCAATTTTCGATAGCACCATGTTTGATCTTAAACGGGTTTTCCGTAATGAACCTCTTCAAACAAACTCCTACGAACTTAATATGCGCAGTTTCAACTACTATGGAACTCATCAGATAATTCTTTTTAACCTGAATCCAGAATATGTATCGCTTTACGAAAACAATGGAAGTTCATCATTAAACCTTACTACCCTACCAACTAATATTGAGGGAGGTTTAGGCATATTTACAGGAATAAACTCCGATACAATTAGAGTTGAAGTCTCTGATTAA
- a CDS encoding histidine kinase, whose translation MNKRFPQPPNGFVIGLHNFSFIFVISISVAIRTTSRWFKSENERKILENENLKSKLSNLKMQLNPHFFFNTLNNIYSLIKVSPEKAQESVHGLAKLMRYHLYETNEETVPLSEEVEFLKNYIALMKIRMTPNVNIETNFTIDNPSTRIAPLLFISLVENSFKHGVSPIENSFIKITMVEHNQILVFEILNTDYHQKIDSLEETGIGLENLRKRLALIYPEKHNFVYGYESKHFHVKVILQL comes from the coding sequence ATGAATAAAAGATTTCCTCAACCTCCAAATGGGTTTGTTATTGGTTTGCATAACTTCTCTTTTATATTTGTTATTAGTATAAGTGTTGCTATACGAACCACTAGTAGATGGTTTAAATCCGAAAATGAGCGGAAAATTCTAGAGAATGAAAATCTAAAATCTAAACTGAGCAATTTAAAGATGCAGCTAAATCCCCATTTCTTTTTTAATACTCTCAATAACATCTACTCACTTATTAAAGTTTCTCCAGAAAAAGCTCAGGAATCTGTTCACGGGTTGGCTAAACTTATGCGCTATCATCTTTACGAAACCAATGAGGAAACAGTTCCCTTATCAGAAGAGGTGGAGTTTTTAAAAAACTATATTGCTCTGATGAAGATTAGAATGACACCAAATGTAAACATTGAGACGAATTTTACTATTGACAACCCATCTACCAGAATTGCCCCCCTTTTATTCATCTCTCTGGTAGAAAACTCTTTCAAGCACGGTGTTAGTCCAATTGAAAATTCATTTATCAAGATAACAATGGTAGAACACAATCAAATACTTGTATTCGAGATACTTAATACCGACTACCATCAAAAAATAGATAGTCTTGAAGAAACAGGAATTGGTCTCGAAAATCTTAGGAAAAGACTTGCTCTTATATACCCAGAAAAGCATAATTTTGTTTATGGCTATGAATCCAAACATTTCCATGTTAAAGTAATCCTACAATTATGA
- a CDS encoding DUF998 domain-containing protein: MEANNKKSLVISYLTLRIVVGVLGVTLPIILVLGCLIFREDEVIQRSISMYYYTHMRNALVGILCAVALFLFVYKGYDYKDDIAGYFAGIFALLVAFCPAESSFTRIIHLVSAVLFFLTLAYFSLFLFTKGSDNPSKQKLLRNKIYKICGFIILGCVSLLILYFVLPLSFRDKLSDYKPLFWLEALALWAFGFSWLLKGKFLLKDE, encoded by the coding sequence ATGGAAGCAAACAACAAAAAATCTCTTGTAATTTCCTACTTAACATTACGGATAGTAGTTGGAGTGCTTGGTGTTACATTACCAATAATCTTAGTTCTTGGTTGTTTAATATTTCGCGAAGATGAGGTTATTCAACGTTCAATTAGTATGTATTACTATACTCACATGAGGAACGCATTAGTAGGAATTCTTTGTGCTGTTGCTTTATTTTTATTTGTGTATAAGGGGTATGATTATAAGGATGATATTGCTGGATATTTTGCTGGTATTTTTGCTTTGTTAGTCGCATTTTGCCCGGCTGAAAGTTCGTTTACTAGGATAATTCATTTAGTGTCAGCCGTACTATTTTTCTTAACACTAGCATATTTTTCACTTTTTTTATTTACAAAAGGATCTGATAATCCTTCAAAACAGAAATTATTAAGAAATAAAATCTATAAAATTTGTGGTTTTATAATACTTGGGTGTGTTTCACTATTGATTTTGTATTTTGTTTTACCCTTAAGTTTTAGAGATAAACTTTCCGATTATAAACCTTTATTTTGGTTGGAAGCCTTAGCATTATGGGCTTTTGGATTTTCATGGTTATTAAAGGGAAAATTCCTATTAAAGGATGAATAA
- a CDS encoding response regulator transcription factor has protein sequence MRKIRCLIVDDEPLALNLIEDYVLKTPFLDLINKFNSPFQAIDALQNEKIDLIFLDIQMPGLSGIELSKLLHNGPKVIFTTAYSQYALEGFKVDALDYLVKPINYQEFLKAANKALTWFSLLEQNSSDKNTGILPSTSIFVKSEYKLIKVELNSILYIEGLKDYVKIYVNDQTKPILSLMSLKKLEEELSPKQFMRIHRSFIVNLEQIVKIERNRIVFGSVYIPIADSYKDQFQEFLNKKFLG, from the coding sequence ATGAGAAAAATACGCTGCTTAATTGTGGATGACGAACCTCTTGCATTAAATCTAATTGAAGATTACGTACTTAAAACCCCGTTTCTTGATTTAATTAATAAATTTAATTCCCCTTTTCAAGCTATAGATGCCCTCCAAAATGAAAAGATTGATTTAATCTTTCTTGATATCCAAATGCCTGGTTTATCTGGAATTGAACTTTCCAAACTATTACATAATGGACCTAAAGTTATTTTTACAACGGCTTATAGCCAGTATGCTCTGGAGGGCTTTAAAGTTGATGCCCTCGATTATCTTGTAAAGCCCATTAACTATCAGGAATTTCTAAAAGCAGCGAATAAGGCATTAACATGGTTCAGCCTTTTGGAACAAAACAGTAGCGACAAAAATACTGGGATACTTCCAAGTACTTCCATTTTCGTGAAATCGGAGTATAAACTTATTAAAGTCGAACTGAATAGCATCTTATACATCGAAGGACTAAAAGATTATGTTAAGATTTATGTAAACGATCAGACCAAACCCATTCTCTCTTTGATGAGCCTTAAGAAACTAGAGGAAGAACTTTCACCAAAACAATTCATGAGGATTCACCGATCTTTTATTGTAAATCTAGAACAAATAGTAAAAATTGAGAGGAATCGTATTGTCTTTGGTTCAGTGTATATCCCTATCGCCGATAGCTATAAAGATCAGTTTCAGGAATTTTTGAATAAGAAATTTTTGGGCTAA